The proteins below come from a single Triticum aestivum cultivar Chinese Spring chromosome 5D, IWGSC CS RefSeq v2.1, whole genome shotgun sequence genomic window:
- the LOC123120098 gene encoding protein ROH1 — MPVTDYQGASASPSPFSFGSLLSLRRDHTAMASGEEADLEVFQRHLAANLGDLLPAEAAEGVPAQEEILSVAWIRRLLEAFILCQEEFRVVLAQARRRGALPAAAERLVAEFHERAVKALDVCNAARDGVDQVRRLERLADIAASVLLAPGEIHEGQLRRARKAVSDLSVLLVDDTTAAASGGVASFLASHRNRSFGRARASPSRGSATGSSAASSASHFRSLSWSVSRAWSASRQLQAIGAGLTAPRAHEGGLVAPVYAMGCILHFTAWALVAAVPCPDRSSALLAHHLPVAPARAAFPWAPPLLTLQERLAEEGKRKERRSCCGLLKEIYVLEKATQKLADAIDAAPIPLFGDREADLREAAAELSAVCAAMREGLEPLEKQVREVFHRIVRSRVEGLDSSMHNAD, encoded by the coding sequence ATGCCGGTGACGGACTACCAGGGGGCGTCGGCCTCCCCGTCGCCCTTCTCCTTCGGCTCGCTCCTCTCGCTCCGCCGCGACCACACGGCCATGGCGTCGGGCGAGGAGGCCGACCTCGAGGTCTTCCAGCGCCACCTGGCAGCCAACCTTGGGGACCTGCTGCCCGCGGAGGCGGCCGAGGGAGTGCCCGCGCAGGAGGAGATCCTCTCCGTCGCCTGGATCCGCCGCCTCCTCGAGGCCTTCATCCTCTGCCAGGAGGAGTTCCGGGTCGTGCTGGCGCAGGCGCGCCGCCGCGGGGCGCTGCCGGCCGCGGCCGAGCGGCTCGTCGCCGAGTTCCACGAGAGGGCCGTCAAGGCGCTCGACGTCTGCAACGCGGCCCGTGACGGCGTCGACCAGGTGCGCCGCCTCGAGCGCCTCGCCGACATCGCCGCCTCCGTGCTGCTCGCGCCCGGGGAGATCCACGAGGGCCAGCTCCGCCGCGCCCGCAAGGCCGTCTCCGACCTCTCCGTCCTGCTCGTTGATGACACCACGGCCGCCGCCAGCGGGGGCGTCGCCTCCTTCCTCGCCTCCCACCGCAACCGCTCCTTCGGCCGCGCTCGCGCGTCCCCGTCGCGCGGCTCGGCCACCGGCTCCTCCGCCGCCTCATCGGCGTCCCATTTCCGCTCCCTCTCCTGGAGCGTGTCCCGCGCGTGGTCGGCGTCGCGGCAGCTGCAGGCCATCGGGGCCGGGCTGACCGCGCCGCGCGCGCACGAGGGGGGGCTCGTGGCGCCGGTCTACGCCATGGGCTGCATACTCCACTTCACGGCGTgggcgctcgtcgccgccgtcccgtGCCCGGACCGCTCCAGCGCGCTCCTGGCGCACCACCTGCCCGTGGCGCCAGCGCGCGCCGCATTCCCCTGGGCGCCGCCTCTCCTCACCCTGCAAGAACGCCTGGCCGAGGAGGGGAAGCGCAAGGAGAGGCGCTCCTGCTGCGGCCTGCTCAAGGAAATCTACGTGCTCGAGAAAGCCACACAGAAGCTCGCCGACGCCATTGACGCGGCCCCCATCCCGCTCTTCGGGGACAGGGAGGCCGACCTGCGGGAGGCCGCAGCGGAACTCTCCGCCGTGTGCGCGGCCATGAGGGAAGGGCTGGAGCCGCTGGAGAAGCAGGTGCGGGAGGTGTTCCACCGCATCGTGCGCAGCCGCGTGGAGGGCCTCGATTCCTCCATGCACAATGCTGATTGA